A window of the Tiliqua scincoides isolate rTilSci1 chromosome 5, rTilSci1.hap2, whole genome shotgun sequence genome harbors these coding sequences:
- the LOC136652801 gene encoding olfactory receptor 13G1-like — protein sequence MKVPTIGDAVIKNQSVSEFTLAGLTSTPGLESLLLGVFAFIYAIALAGNLLLILAICTCKKLHTPMYFLLTNLSLVNVFSISVTIPKMLQNLGTHRKSISFYGCFTQVHLFVWALVTEILILTFMAYDRYAAICQPLKYTLIMRKEMCFGITISIWVVTLVNSTFHVSLLLQLSFCNSSIINNFFCDFPALLKLSCSDTSLNETLTSVAAVIFGVCTCGLTLTSYLFILRAIYRIRSPEGKKKAFSTCSSHLIVVIFYFSSVIYNYIKPTSGSSVEKDKLVSLLYSVVTPVVNPIIYSLRNKDVKEALWSLIRRGLLFQKP from the exons ATGAAG GTTCCCACCATAGGAGATGCTGTAATTAAGAATCAGTCAGTTAGTGAATTCACACTGGCTGGTCTAACCAGTACACCTGGACTGGAGTCACTTCTCTTGGGAGTATTTGCCTTCATCTATGCTATAGCACTAGCTGGGAACCTGCTTCTTATCCTTGCCATATGCACTTGCAAGAAactccacactcccatgtacttcctgCTCACCAACCTGTCCTTAGTGAATGTGTTTTCCATCTCAGTCACAATACCCAAAATGCTCCAGAATCTTGGGACTCACAGAAAAAGTATCTccttttatggctgctttaccCAAGTCCATCTCTTCGTATGGGCACTGGTGACTGAAATTCTCATTCTTACTTTTATGGCTTATGACCGTTATGCTGCTATCTGCCAACCTTTGAAGTACACACTTATCATGAGGAAAGAAATGTGCTTTGGAATAACTATAAGCATTTGGGTTGTCACCCTGGTCAATTCTACATTTCATGTCAGTCTTTTACTTCAGCTGTCCTTCTGCAACTCCAGCATCATCAATAATTTCTTCTGTGATTtcccagcacttctcaaactctCCTGCTCGGACACCAGCTTGAATGAGACTTTGACTTCTGTGGCAGCTGTGATCTTCGGGGTCTGCACCTGTGGGTTGACTTTAACTTCCTATTTGTTCATCCTGAGAGCTATCTACAGAATCCGCTCCCctgaagggaagaagaaagccTTCTCAACATGTTCCTCTCACCTCATTgtagttattttttatttttcttcagtcATTTATAATTATATCAAGCCCACTTCAGGTTCTTCTGTGGAAAAAGACAAGTTAGTTTCTCTCCTGTATTCGGTGGTAACCCCTGTTGTCAATCCCATCATATATTCTTTGAGAAACAAAGATGTGAAAGAGGCTCTTTGGAGCCTTATTAGGAGAGGGCTGCTTTTCCAGAAACCataa
- the LOC136652802 gene encoding olfactory receptor 13A1-like — MALAGNVLLILAICTCKKLHTPMYFLLINLSLVNVLSISVTTPKMLQNLGTHRKSISFYGCFTQVHLFLWALVTESLILTFMAFDRYAAICQPLHYTLIMRKEMCVGVTMSLWAVGLANSTFHTGLLLPLSFCNSNIVNNFFCDFPPLLKLSCSDISLNSTLTSGAAVIFGICNCGLTLTSYFFILRTVFRIPSTHGKKKAFSTCSSHLIVASFYFSSGTYNYITPKSASFSEKDKLVSLLYTVVTPVLNPIVYSLRNKDVKEALKSLSGKGLRLQRPQL; from the coding sequence ATGGCACTAGCTGGAAACGTCCTCCTCATCCTTGCCATATGCACTTGCAAGAAACTccacacacccatgtacttcttGCTCATCAACTTGTCCTTAGTGAATGTGTTGTCCATCTCAGTTACAACACCCAAAATGCTCCAGAATCTTGGAACGCACAGAAAAAGCATCTccttttatggctgctttacacaAGTTCATCTCTTTTTATGGGCACTAGTGACTGAAAGTCTCATTCTCACTTTTATGGCTTTTGACCGCTATGCTGCTATCTGCCAACCTTTGCACTATACACTCATTATGAGGAAGGAAATGTGTGTTGGAGTAACTATGAGCCTTTGGGCTGTCGGACTGGCCAATTCCACATTTCATACTGGTCTTTTACTTCCACTGTCCTTCTGCAACTCTAACATTGTCAACAACTTCTTCTGTGATTTCCCACCACTTTTGAAGCTGTCCTGCTCAGACATCAGCCTGAACTCGACTCTGACTTCAGGGGCAGCTGTCATCTTTGGGATCTGCAACTGTGGATTGACTTTAACTTCGTATTTTTTCATCCTGAGGACAGTATTCAGAATCCCTTCCACTCACGGGAAGAAGAAAGCCTTCTCAACGTGTTCCTCTCATCTCATTGTAGCTAGTTTTTATTTTTCCTCAGGCACTTATAATTACATCACACCCAAATCGGCTTCTTTTTCAGAAAAAGACAAGCTCGTTTCTCTCCTTTATACAGTGGTAACCCCTGTACTTAATCCCATTGTATATTCTCTGCGAAACAAAGACGTGAAAGAGGCACTCAAGAGCCTTAGTGGAAAAGGTCTGCGGTTGCAGAGACCACAACTCTAA